Proteins encoded in a region of the Dorea longicatena genome:
- a CDS encoding FAD:protein FMN transferase — MKRKIVIAILCVAVSMGTVGCGNSTASAKTTQTQTDKKEDSKSENSEKSSEEKQSRDIFAMDTYMTVTAYGEHASEAVDKAETEIKRLDGMLSTGNENSEVYKLNQNGEAVVSDDTAYLYERSEKIYKQTKGVFDISIYPVMDAWGFTTENYRIPAEDELSALLKNVDASKIQYDKKTKKITLPKNVKIDFGGIAKGYTSSRIMQIYKKCGVTSGLVSLGGNVQLLGAKPDGSAWKVAVESPDEDGNYLGILQAKDKAVITSGGYERYFEKNGKKYHHIIDPSTGYPAENGLTSVTIVSDDGTLADGLSTSLFIMGKEKAEKFWKKYNDKFDVILLTDDEQLYVSEGIADDFQSDYKVNVMKK, encoded by the coding sequence ATGAAAAGAAAGATTGTAATAGCCATTTTATGTGTGGCGGTGTCGATGGGAACCGTTGGATGTGGAAACAGTACGGCATCCGCCAAGACAACACAGACGCAGACAGATAAAAAAGAAGATTCCAAAAGTGAAAATTCCGAAAAATCCAGTGAAGAAAAGCAGAGTCGCGATATATTTGCGATGGATACGTATATGACGGTAACAGCATATGGAGAGCATGCATCTGAAGCAGTAGATAAAGCTGAGACAGAGATCAAACGACTGGATGGAATGTTGTCTACCGGAAATGAAAACAGTGAAGTGTACAAATTAAATCAAAACGGGGAAGCTGTTGTTTCGGATGACACGGCGTACTTGTATGAACGCTCTGAAAAAATATATAAACAGACAAAAGGAGTATTTGACATATCCATCTATCCGGTCATGGATGCATGGGGATTTACAACGGAGAATTACCGGATCCCTGCGGAGGATGAACTGAGTGCGTTACTGAAGAATGTAGATGCATCGAAGATCCAATACGACAAAAAGACAAAAAAAATCACGCTGCCTAAGAATGTGAAAATTGATTTCGGAGGCATTGCGAAGGGATATACATCTTCAAGGATTATGCAGATTTATAAAAAGTGCGGTGTGACGAGCGGTCTGGTAAGTCTTGGAGGAAATGTACAGCTTCTTGGTGCAAAACCAGATGGAAGCGCATGGAAAGTTGCGGTAGAAAGTCCGGATGAAGACGGAAATTATCTTGGAATCCTGCAGGCAAAGGACAAGGCGGTTATCACATCGGGCGGATATGAGAGATACTTTGAAAAAAATGGGAAGAAATATCATCATATTATTGATCCGTCTACCGGTTATCCGGCAGAGAACGGACTGACTTCGGTAACGATCGTAAGTGATGACGGAACACTTGCGGATGGATTATCTACTTCACTTTTTATCATGGGAAAAGAGAAAGCGGAGAAATTCTGGAAGAAGTATAACGATAAATTTGATGTGATTCTGCTTACGGATGACGAACAATTATACGTATCAGAAGGGATCGCGGATGATTTTCAATCGGATTATAAGGTAAATGTAATGAAAAAGTAG
- a CDS encoding ammonium transporter — translation MTKEVLSAIQDAVGTQVFGIWFLIGAAFVFFMQAGFAMVEAGFTRAKNAGNIIMKNLMDFCIGTCVFIPLGFGILLGEDALGGFIGTPTLGIFTDYANFDWSNFVFNLVFCATTATIVSGAMAERTKFLSYCIYSAVISAVVYPIEAHWIWGGGWLASLGFHDFAGSCAIHMVGGTTAFIGAALEGARIGKFTRDKDGKVTKVHAFPGHNIVIGALGCFILWFGWYGFNGAAATTGPQLASIFMATTIAPAIATVVCMIFTWLRYGKPDVSMCLNASLAGLVAITAPCDVVDATGAIIIGVVAGLLVVFGVWFCDNVAHVDDPVGAVAVHCLNGIWGTIAVGLFATKTAPECTLKGLFYGGGFHQLGLQLLGVVTVMAWTIITMTIVFKIIDKTVGLRVTEEEEIVGLDVKEHGLASAYAGFSLMDITEGSMNINENTELGENDYDEASEAQRAASVKVTAPVDPETGIHKVVIIAKLSRYEKLKTALNDLGVTGMTVTQVMGCGVQKGAGEKYRGVEMDVTVLPKVKVEVIVGSIPVDKVIETVKRTLYTGHVGDGKIFVYNVQKVVKVRTGEEDYDALKDVE, via the coding sequence ATGACGAAAGAAGTATTATCGGCGATACAGGATGCCGTAGGCACACAGGTATTTGGAATCTGGTTCCTGATCGGTGCAGCATTTGTATTTTTCATGCAGGCTGGATTTGCAATGGTAGAGGCAGGATTCACCAGAGCGAAGAATGCCGGCAATATTATTATGAAGAACCTGATGGACTTTTGTATAGGAACTTGTGTATTTATCCCATTGGGATTTGGAATTTTGCTTGGTGAAGATGCACTTGGCGGATTTATCGGAACTCCGACACTTGGAATTTTTACCGATTATGCAAATTTTGACTGGTCCAATTTTGTATTTAACCTGGTGTTCTGTGCGACAACGGCAACCATCGTATCCGGAGCAATGGCAGAACGTACCAAATTCTTATCTTATTGTATTTATTCCGCAGTGATCTCCGCTGTTGTATATCCGATCGAGGCACACTGGATCTGGGGCGGTGGATGGCTTGCAAGTTTAGGATTCCATGATTTTGCAGGTTCCTGTGCAATCCACATGGTTGGTGGAACAACAGCATTTATCGGAGCCGCACTGGAAGGAGCCAGAATTGGTAAATTTACCAGAGATAAAGATGGAAAAGTAACAAAGGTACATGCATTCCCTGGACATAACATTGTAATCGGTGCACTTGGATGTTTCATCCTCTGGTTTGGATGGTATGGATTCAACGGAGCTGCCGCTACGACAGGTCCACAGCTTGCATCGATCTTTATGGCAACAACGATCGCACCGGCAATCGCAACGGTTGTATGTATGATATTTACATGGCTTAGATATGGCAAACCGGATGTATCGATGTGTCTGAATGCTTCACTTGCAGGTCTGGTAGCAATCACTGCACCTTGTGATGTCGTTGATGCAACAGGTGCGATCATCATCGGTGTGGTAGCCGGACTTCTGGTTGTATTTGGTGTATGGTTCTGTGACAATGTTGCTCATGTAGATGACCCGGTCGGAGCAGTTGCAGTTCATTGCTTAAATGGTATCTGGGGAACGATCGCAGTCGGTCTCTTTGCAACAAAAACAGCACCAGAGTGCACATTGAAAGGTCTGTTCTACGGCGGCGGATTCCACCAGCTTGGTTTACAGCTGCTTGGTGTAGTAACCGTAATGGCATGGACGATCATAACCATGACGATCGTATTTAAGATTATCGATAAGACGGTAGGTCTTCGAGTAACAGAAGAAGAAGAGATTGTAGGTCTGGATGTGAAAGAACATGGTCTGGCATCTGCATATGCAGGTTTCAGTCTGATGGATATCACAGAAGGAAGCATGAATATCAATGAGAATACAGAGCTTGGAGAAAATGATTATGATGAAGCTTCAGAAGCACAGAGAGCTGCATCTGTCAAAGTAACTGCTCCTGTAGATCCTGAGACTGGAATACATAAAGTTGTTATCATTGCCAAACTTTCAAGATATGAAAAACTGAAAACTGCACTCAATGATCTTGGAGTAACAGGAATGACAGTCACACAGGTTATGGGATGTGGTGTTCAGAAAGGTGCCGGTGAGAAATACCGTGGAGTTGAGATGGATGTAACCGTACTTCCAAAGGTTAAAGTAGAAGTTATCGTAGGAAGCATTCCGGTAGACAAAGTGATTGAGACTGTGAAGAGAACTCTTTATACCGGACATGTCGGAGACGGAAAAATATTCGTTTACAATGTACAGAAGGTTGTCAAGGTTCGTACCGGCGAAGAAGATTATGATGCATTGAAAGATGTAGAGTAA
- the smpB gene encoding SsrA-binding protein SmpB, which yields MAKSNDKMVANNKKAYHDYFILDKIETGIALHGTEVKSLRMGKCSIKESFIRIENGEVFIYGMHISPYEKGNIFNKDPLRVRKLLLHKSEINKLIGKTKEKGMAIVPLKVYFKGSLVKVEIGLAKGKKLYDKRQDIAKKDQRREAERDFKMKLR from the coding sequence ATGGCGAAGAGTAATGACAAGATGGTAGCAAATAATAAAAAGGCATATCATGATTATTTTATCCTGGATAAGATCGAGACAGGAATTGCTCTGCACGGAACAGAAGTAAAGTCACTCCGTATGGGAAAATGCAGTATCAAAGAATCCTTTATCCGTATTGAAAATGGAGAAGTCTTTATCTACGGTATGCATATCAGTCCATATGAAAAGGGAAATATCTTTAATAAAGACCCACTCAGAGTCAGAAAATTACTCCTTCATAAATCAGAGATCAATAAACTGATCGGTAAAACGAAGGAAAAGGGAATGGCAATCGTTCCATTGAAAGTATATTTCAAAGGCAGCCTTGTAAAGGTGGAGATTGGTCTGGCAAAAGGTAAGAAATTATATGATAAACGTCAGGATATCGCCAAAAAGGATCAGAGACGTGAAGCAGAACGTGATTTCAAGATGAAACTCAGATAG
- the rnr gene encoding ribonuclease R: MSKKFDKRKKVVYDLICDDLYTPMKFKELAMLLRVAKEDRDELRQILEALEQEGKIYLSKRGKYCRGHAKRLTGVFRASLKGFGFVVLDEGDSEDVFIGADDTCGAFDGDHVEIVLTKEPEGRSREGKIVKILERGLSKVVGLYRMKPGKKFGFVIPDNQRLDQDIFVPIEKSRGAVDGHKVVVELTSYGENGKKPEGKIVEIIGHLNDPGTDIMSIVKGYNLPVEFPDKVLRQAERVAKPVSEADMNGRKDLRDWQMVTIDGEDAKDLDDAVSLVKEGENYILGVHIADVTNYVQENSALDREALERGTSVYLVDRVIPMLPHTLSNGMCSLNAGEDRLALSCIMTVDPSGDVIAHEIAETVIHVDRRMSYTSVKKILTDHDEAEILEYKELVPMFERMQELSGILRARRKKRGSIDFDFPETKMILDENGKPIDIKPYDRNVATKIIEDFMLLANETVAEDYYWQELPFVYRTHEAPDEEKIRTLATFINNFGYSMHIGVNEIRPKEIQKLLTKVEDTPEEAMISRLALRSMKQAKYTAENDGHFGLAANYYTHFTSPIRRYPDLQIHRIIKDNLRGRMNESKIEHYQSILPEVAKRSSEMERRADEAERETIKLKKVEYMQAHIGEEFDGVISGITKWGMYVELPNTIEGLVHVTNMTDDHYEYNEERYEMIGMHTRKVYKLGEALRVQVLDADRLMRTIDFKIVNQGGAGDGEE, translated from the coding sequence ATGAGTAAGAAATTTGATAAAAGAAAAAAAGTTGTCTATGATCTGATCTGTGATGATTTATATACACCGATGAAATTCAAGGAACTGGCAATGCTTCTTCGCGTGGCAAAAGAAGACAGAGATGAGTTAAGACAGATCCTGGAAGCGTTGGAGCAGGAAGGAAAGATATATCTTTCCAAGAGAGGAAAATACTGCAGGGGACATGCAAAGCGTCTGACCGGTGTGTTCCGGGCAAGTCTTAAGGGATTTGGCTTTGTAGTGCTGGACGAAGGAGATTCAGAGGATGTATTCATCGGTGCGGATGATACCTGTGGTGCATTTGACGGAGATCATGTTGAGATCGTACTTACAAAAGAACCGGAAGGAAGAAGCCGTGAAGGAAAGATCGTGAAGATCCTGGAGCGGGGGCTTTCAAAAGTAGTCGGACTTTACCGCATGAAGCCGGGAAAGAAGTTTGGGTTCGTGATTCCGGATAACCAGAGACTGGATCAGGACATATTTGTACCGATTGAAAAATCAAGAGGGGCAGTGGATGGACACAAAGTTGTAGTGGAGCTGACCTCTTATGGAGAGAATGGAAAGAAACCGGAAGGAAAGATCGTGGAGATCATCGGTCATCTGAATGATCCGGGAACAGATATCATGTCGATCGTAAAAGGGTATAACCTCCCGGTAGAATTTCCGGATAAAGTATTAAGACAGGCAGAGCGTGTTGCAAAACCGGTCAGCGAAGCTGACATGAATGGAAGAAAGGATCTGCGTGACTGGCAGATGGTCACGATTGACGGAGAAGATGCAAAGGATCTGGATGATGCGGTATCCCTTGTAAAAGAGGGAGAAAATTATATTCTGGGCGTGCATATTGCAGATGTGACGAATTATGTGCAGGAGAACAGTGCACTTGACAGAGAGGCACTGGAAAGGGGTACAAGTGTATATCTGGTAGACCGTGTGATCCCGATGCTTCCACATACACTTTCGAATGGAATGTGTTCACTCAATGCAGGAGAGGACAGACTTGCACTCAGCTGCATCATGACAGTGGATCCGTCTGGTGATGTGATCGCACATGAGATCGCTGAGACAGTAATTCATGTGGATCGCAGAATGTCCTATACCAGCGTAAAGAAGATTCTGACGGATCATGATGAAGCGGAGATCTTAGAATACAAAGAACTGGTTCCGATGTTCGAACGGATGCAGGAGCTTTCGGGTATTTTAAGAGCCCGAAGGAAGAAACGCGGTTCCATTGATTTTGATTTCCCAGAGACGAAGATGATCCTGGATGAGAATGGAAAGCCGATCGATATTAAACCATATGACAGAAATGTTGCAACGAAGATTATCGAGGATTTCATGCTTTTGGCAAATGAGACGGTTGCAGAAGATTACTACTGGCAGGAGCTTCCGTTTGTATACCGTACCCACGAAGCACCAGATGAAGAAAAGATCCGTACACTGGCAACATTTATCAATAATTTCGGGTATTCAATGCATATTGGAGTTAATGAAATTAGACCAAAAGAAATACAAAAGTTGCTAACGAAAGTGGAAGATACACCGGAAGAGGCAATGATCAGCCGTCTGGCACTTCGTTCGATGAAACAGGCGAAGTATACGGCAGAGAATGACGGACATTTTGGACTGGCGGCGAATTATTATACGCATTTTACTTCTCCGATCCGAAGATATCCGGATCTTCAGATCCATCGGATCATTAAGGATAACCTGCGGGGAAGAATGAATGAAAGTAAGATTGAACACTACCAGTCGATCCTTCCGGAAGTTGCAAAGCGTTCCAGTGAGATGGAACGTCGCGCGGATGAGGCAGAACGAGAGACAATCAAACTTAAGAAGGTGGAATACATGCAGGCACATATCGGAGAGGAATTCGACGGTGTGATCTCTGGAATTACTAAATGGGGTATGTATGTAGAGCTTCCGAATACGATAGAAGGTCTGGTCCATGTAACAAACATGACCGATGATCATTATGAATACAATGAAGAACGTTATGAGATGATAGGAATGCATACACGGAAAGTGTACAAACTGGGAGAAGCCTTAAGAGTACAGGTGCTGGATGCAGATCGTCTGATGCGTACGATTGATTTTAAGATTGTGAATCAGGGAGGTGCCGGAGATGGCGAAGAGTAA
- the secG gene encoding preprotein translocase subunit SecG, which translates to MDILKIVLMIIFAIDCIALTVIVLMQEGKSAGLGAISGIADTYWGQNKGRSMEGALVKSTKFLAILFIVLAAVLNLKVFA; encoded by the coding sequence GTGGACATTTTGAAGATTGTATTAATGATAATATTTGCAATAGACTGTATCGCTTTAACAGTTATCGTACTGATGCAGGAAGGTAAGTCAGCAGGGCTTGGTGCCATTAGTGGTATCGCTGATACTTACTGGGGACAGAACAAGGGACGTTCTATGGAAGGTGCACTGGTGAAGTCGACAAAATTCCTTGCGATTCTGTTTATTGTACTGGCAGCAGTGTTGAATTTAAAAGTATTTGCATAG
- the eno gene encoding phosphopyruvate hydratase gives MYKYLPITDVYAREILDSRGNPTIEVEVLAGDEFCGRASVPSGASTGKYEAVELRDKEERYGGLGVQQAADHVNARIAPEVIGMNVLDQAAIDQAMVRLDGTKNKSNLGANAMLGVSLAAARAAAGALGLPLYSYLGGTNVKKLPVPMMNIMNGGRHADNTIDIQEFMIMPVGAKDFKTGLQMCAEVYHELKRVLKTLEYSTAVGDEGGFAPDLHNADEVLRLMVKAVEKAGYKPGEEIAIALDVAASELYDKNFKKYVFDGEAKKKGYKIVRSAEELIDYYEDIIEKYPIVSIEDPLDEDDWEGWKTLTDRLGERVQLVGDDLFVTNTRRLAKGIRRKAANAILIKVNQIGTLTESFEAVKMAQNAGYKTVISHRSGETADSFIADIAVAADAGQIKTGAPCRSERVEKYNQLLRIEERLGDVAVYQNPFEEKIENVQI, from the coding sequence ATGTATAAGTATTTACCCATTACGGATGTATACGCAAGAGAAATACTTGATTCGAGAGGAAATCCGACGATAGAAGTGGAAGTACTTGCCGGAGATGAATTCTGCGGAAGAGCAAGTGTTCCGTCCGGTGCATCGACCGGAAAATATGAAGCAGTTGAATTACGGGATAAAGAAGAACGATATGGAGGCCTGGGCGTGCAGCAGGCGGCAGATCATGTCAATGCAAGGATTGCGCCGGAAGTGATCGGCATGAATGTACTGGATCAGGCAGCGATCGATCAGGCGATGGTCAGGCTTGACGGAACAAAGAACAAATCCAATCTTGGTGCCAATGCCATGCTTGGAGTCTCGCTGGCGGCTGCAAGAGCGGCGGCCGGGGCGTTGGGACTTCCGCTGTATTCGTATCTTGGCGGCACAAATGTGAAAAAACTTCCGGTTCCAATGATGAATATCATGAATGGCGGAAGACATGCGGATAATACGATTGATATTCAGGAATTTATGATTATGCCGGTAGGGGCGAAAGATTTTAAGACCGGACTTCAGATGTGTGCGGAAGTATATCATGAGCTGAAGAGAGTTTTGAAAACGCTGGAATACAGTACTGCAGTAGGAGACGAAGGAGGATTTGCACCGGATCTTCACAATGCAGATGAGGTCTTGCGTTTGATGGTAAAAGCGGTGGAAAAGGCCGGATATAAGCCAGGCGAAGAGATAGCTATCGCATTGGACGTAGCAGCATCCGAGTTATATGATAAGAATTTTAAGAAATATGTATTCGACGGTGAGGCAAAGAAAAAAGGATATAAGATCGTCCGTTCGGCAGAAGAACTGATTGATTATTACGAAGATATCATAGAAAAATATCCGATTGTATCCATTGAAGATCCATTGGATGAAGATGACTGGGAAGGCTGGAAGACGCTGACGGACAGGCTCGGAGAGCGGGTGCAGCTGGTAGGAGACGATTTGTTTGTGACGAATACCAGAAGACTTGCCAAAGGGATCAGAAGAAAAGCGGCGAATGCGATACTGATCAAAGTGAATCAGATCGGGACACTGACGGAGAGCTTTGAAGCAGTAAAGATGGCGCAGAATGCCGGATATAAGACGGTAATCTCACACCGTTCGGGCGAGACTGCCGATTCGTTCATTGCAGATATCGCAGTGGCGGCAGATGCAGGGCAGATCAAAACAGGAGCTCCATGCCGTTCGGAACGGGTGGAAAAGTATAATCAATTATTGCGGATAGAGGAAAGACTGGGGGATGTGGCTGTATATCAGAACCCATTCGAAGAAAAAATAGAAAATGTACAGATATAA
- a CDS encoding 4-hydroxybutyrate dehydrogenase, translated as MKLFWQKAEVQKFEHAKDFAEEYNIGKNDFILASKSTYETYFAPLGLEAHVEFKSKYGKGEPTDVMIDALLADFRKTDCDRIIAIGGGAVIDMAKILVLAGNYTAEEIFGRKVPLKREKTLIAVPTTCGAGSEVSNVSIAEFTKLHTKMGLAVDEIYADRAVLIPELLTGLPYSFFSTSAIDAFIHAIESYVSPKATLYTQMFSMKAMEMIIEGFRKIAEHGEEYRMNLLDDFLTASNLAGIAFGNAGTGAVHAMSYPLSGVYHVTHGEANYQFLTAVFAKYQKLDPNGRIKKLNNFLSNILKCKSDEVYTKIEKLLDQIIARKPLHEYGMKEEEIESFAKTVEETQQRLLNQSYVKLTWQQMAEIYKELY; from the coding sequence ATGAAGCTTTTTTGGCAGAAGGCAGAAGTACAGAAATTTGAACACGCAAAAGATTTCGCAGAAGAATATAATATAGGTAAGAATGATTTTATTCTTGCAAGTAAAAGTACATATGAGACATATTTTGCACCACTTGGGCTGGAAGCACATGTGGAATTTAAAAGTAAATATGGAAAAGGCGAGCCTACAGATGTGATGATCGATGCATTGCTGGCAGATTTCCGTAAGACGGATTGTGACAGAATTATTGCAATCGGAGGAGGAGCTGTTATCGATATGGCGAAGATCCTGGTGCTTGCAGGAAATTACACCGCCGAAGAGATCTTTGGAAGGAAGGTACCGCTTAAAAGAGAGAAGACTCTGATCGCAGTGCCGACGACTTGTGGTGCCGGTTCGGAAGTTTCCAATGTATCAATTGCAGAGTTTACGAAGTTACATACAAAGATGGGACTTGCTGTCGATGAGATCTATGCAGATCGTGCAGTGCTGATTCCGGAGCTTCTGACCGGTCTTCCGTATTCATTTTTTTCGACAAGTGCGATTGATGCGTTCATTCATGCGATTGAATCCTATGTATCGCCGAAAGCAACTTTATATACACAGATGTTCAGTATGAAGGCAATGGAGATGATCATTGAAGGATTCCGGAAGATTGCTGAACATGGGGAAGAATACAGAATGAATCTGCTGGATGATTTCCTGACAGCAAGCAATCTTGCCGGTATTGCATTCGGCAATGCAGGAACAGGAGCGGTGCACGCCATGTCTTATCCTCTGAGTGGCGTGTATCATGTCACACATGGAGAAGCGAACTATCAGTTCCTGACAGCTGTATTCGCAAAATATCAGAAATTAGATCCAAATGGCAGAATAAAGAAACTAAATAATTTCTTAAGCAATATTTTAAAGTGCAAATCAGATGAAGTATATACCAAGATTGAGAAACTTCTGGATCAGATCATTGCAAGAAAACCGTTACATGAATATGGAATGAAGGAAGAAGAAATCGAGAGCTTTGCGAAGACAGTTGAAGAGACACAGCAGAGACTTCTGAATCAAAGCTATGTGAAACTGACCTGGCAGCAGATGGCAGAGATTTATAAAGAATTGTATTAA
- a CDS encoding YitT family protein, which produces MKEHLKNFALLTGSTLIMAVGIYFFKFANNFTFGGITGFAVLVAKFTPLSASDFSFIANMLLLIIGLFVLGKKFAAQTAYSSILLSVTLSGLERIYPMSHPLTNEPLLELIFAIVLPAIGSAILFNIGASSGGTDVIAMILKKYTSVDIGKGLLASDILFTIAGFFVFDIKTGLYSLLGLTMRSTLIDSLIESLNRSKYFHVVCSEPEPICEFIKNDLKRGATIVLAQGAFTGDDKYIILTVLSPNEAIKLRNFIKAHTTGAFLLISNTSEIIGKGFHSV; this is translated from the coding sequence ATGAAAGAACATTTAAAAAACTTTGCACTACTCACTGGCAGTACACTGATCATGGCAGTGGGTATTTACTTTTTCAAGTTCGCCAACAACTTCACGTTTGGCGGTATCACCGGTTTTGCGGTACTCGTTGCCAAGTTCACTCCTCTTTCGGCCAGTGATTTTTCCTTCATTGCGAATATGCTCCTTCTGATCATAGGGCTTTTCGTTCTCGGGAAAAAATTTGCTGCACAGACTGCATACAGTAGTATCCTACTTTCTGTCACGCTGTCCGGACTGGAACGTATCTATCCAATGAGCCACCCGCTTACCAACGAACCATTGCTGGAACTGATCTTTGCGATTGTACTTCCTGCCATCGGTTCGGCCATTCTGTTCAATATCGGAGCATCCAGCGGGGGCACGGATGTTATTGCCATGATATTGAAGAAATACACCAGCGTTGACATCGGAAAAGGCTTGCTTGCTTCCGATATCTTATTCACAATCGCCGGTTTCTTCGTATTTGATATTAAGACGGGTCTTTATTCACTGCTCGGTCTTACGATGCGTTCGACACTGATCGACAGTCTGATTGAAAGTCTGAACCGCTCGAAGTATTTCCACGTGGTATGCAGCGAGCCGGAACCAATCTGTGAATTTATCAAAAATGACCTGAAACGAGGTGCAACAATCGTACTCGCCCAGGGTGCATTCACAGGCGATGACAAATATATCATCCTGACTGTACTTAGTCCAAATGAAGCAATCAAGCTTCGTAATTTCATAAAAGCTCATACAACTGGTGCATTCTTACTGATATCCAATACCAGCGAGATTATAGGAAAAGGGTTCCACTCTGTGTAG
- a CDS encoding TetR family transcriptional regulator: protein MERKSELTKALLGEKFKELVAKKGFEKLTIKMITDAAGVIRPTFYNYFQDKYEVMEWLLWEDVFKEVSELMEQEHGMESLQLLFQRFGEDKTYYEKVFEVTGQNSFEEMLYGQVFHMEEILVKHHPLKHLRNMPHVDEKVFLEFHAISLVNGLKYWLIRESKNISAGDVMEFYQYMMSHSILDLLDIENTEKK, encoded by the coding sequence ATGGAGCGCAAAAGTGAATTAACAAAAGCACTATTGGGAGAAAAATTTAAAGAACTGGTGGCGAAAAAAGGATTTGAAAAACTGACGATCAAGATGATCACAGATGCAGCAGGGGTGATACGTCCGACGTTCTATAATTATTTTCAGGACAAATACGAAGTGATGGAATGGCTTCTGTGGGAAGACGTATTTAAAGAAGTCTCAGAACTTATGGAGCAGGAACATGGAATGGAGTCTCTGCAGCTTTTGTTCCAGAGATTTGGAGAAGACAAGACTTATTACGAAAAGGTATTTGAAGTAACAGGGCAGAATTCCTTTGAGGAGATGCTGTATGGACAGGTTTTCCATATGGAAGAAATTTTGGTAAAGCATCATCCGTTAAAACACTTAAGAAATATGCCACACGTCGACGAAAAGGTATTTCTGGAATTTCATGCAATATCATTGGTGAATGGACTGAAATATTGGCTTATCCGGGAAAGCAAAAATATTTCGGCGGGAGATGTAATGGAATTTTATCAGTATATGATGTCACATTCAATCCTGGATCTGTTGGACATTGAGAATACGGAGAAAAAATAA
- a CDS encoding manganese efflux pump MntP family protein, which produces MQLSTMELLIVSVGLSIDVFVAAAYMGAGFSKIRWKNLVLLSVLFGGIQLGVLVLGNLITLLPLLSITRTKTAADRWEGLTVLIFAALGIYMILKGIRKKKVLERRKDEIEWKKTTLLALVTSVDAFFVGMGLGFLDTAMIEESLVLFPVTVLEAVIGIFAGYRLGLKENRRAYWVGGALLLLASFDVILHYYT; this is translated from the coding sequence ATGCAATTGTCAACGATGGAACTGTTGATTGTATCCGTTGGATTATCGATCGATGTATTTGTGGCGGCGGCCTATATGGGAGCCGGATTTTCAAAGATCAGATGGAAGAATCTGGTCCTCTTAAGCGTTCTGTTTGGCGGTATCCAGCTTGGGGTACTGGTACTTGGAAACCTGATCACATTGTTGCCGTTACTGTCTATTACCAGAACGAAGACGGCGGCTGACAGATGGGAAGGTCTGACAGTGCTGATCTTTGCGGCACTTGGCATCTATATGATCCTCAAAGGAATCCGTAAAAAGAAGGTGTTGGAACGCAGAAAAGATGAGATCGAATGGAAGAAAACAACGCTTCTTGCACTGGTAACGAGTGTCGATGCGTTCTTTGTCGGAATGGGACTTGGATTCCTGGATACAGCCATGATCGAAGAGTCATTGGTGTTATTCCCGGTAACGGTTCTGGAAGCGGTAATCGGTATATTTGCAGGATACAGACTGGGACTGAAAGAAAACAGACGTGCATACTGGGTCGGGGGAGCACTCCTTTTACTTGCCAGTTTCGACGTAATTCTCCATTATTATACGTAA